The sequence below is a genomic window from Streptomyces sp. B21-105.
GCCGACGAGGTTCTTGCCCTCGGTGGTGTTGATGCCGGTCTTGCCGCCGACGGCCGCGTCGACCATGGCGAGCACGGTCGTCGGGACGGCGATCCAGCGCACCCCGCGCAGCCAGGTCGCGGCGACGAACCCGGCGAGGTCGGTGGTCGCGCCGCCGCCGACGCCCACGACGACGTCGGTGCGGGTGAACCCGGACTGGCCGAGCGCCTTCCAGCAGTAGGCGGCGACCTCGGCGGTCTTGGCCTCCTCCGCGTTGGGCACCTGGATGGCGACGGCCTCGAAGCCCTGCTCGGCCAGGTCGGCGCGGAGCGCGTCCCCGGTCTCGGCGAGCGCCTCGGGGTGGATGACGGCGACCCGCTTGACGCGGTCGCCGATCAACCCGCCGAGCTCGCCCAGCAGCTGACGGCCGACCAGCACTTCGTAGGGATCCGACCCGGCGCTGCCGCCGATCCGGATCCGCGTCACGGACTCGCTGCTCATGCTTCCTTCAACTCCAAAGCGTCCAGGGCTGCTTGGGCGACCTCTTCGGGTGTACGGCCGTCCGTCGGGACCACCGCCGTGGCGACGCCCTCGTAGAGGGGACGGCGGGCGTCCATCAGCTCGCGCCACTGCTTGCGCGGGTTCACGGCGAGCAGAGGACGGGCCACGCCCAGCCCGGTGCGCTTGACGGCTTCCTCGACGTCCATGGCCAGGTAGACCACGCGCCGCCCGGCCAGCAGGCCGCGGGTGTCGGCGTCCAGGATCGCGCCGCCGCCGAGCGCGAGGACGCCGTCGTGCTCGCCGAGCGCGCGCCGCACGGCCCGCTTCTCGACCGCGCGAAACGCCTCCTCGCCCTCGTCGACGAAGATCTCCGCGATGCTGCGGTCCTGCTCGGCGACGATGTCGTCGTCGGTGTCCCGGTAGCCGACGCCGAGCCGATCGGCGAGCAGCTGCCCGACGGTGGACTTGCCGACGCCCATCGGACCGACCAGGACGACCAGCGGCCCGCTCATCGGATGTGCAGGTTGTCGAGGTACGACCGCACGTTGCGGCGGGTCTCGGGGACGCTGTCGCCGCCGAACTTCTCCGCCACCGCGTCCGCCAGTACCAGCGCGACCATCGCCTCGGCGACGATGCCGGCGGCCGGGACCGCGCACACGTCGGAGCGCTGGTGATGCGCCTGGGTGGCCTCGCCCGTGGCGACGTCCACCGTCTGCAGGGCGCGCGGCACGGTTGCGATCGGCTTCATGGCCGCGCGCACGCGCAGCAGCTCGCCGGTGGTCAGCCCGCCCTCGGTGCCGCCGGAGCGGCCGGAGGCGCGCCTGATCCCCTCGCCGGTGGCGAGGATCTCGTCGTGCGCCTTGGAGCCGGGCACGCGCGCGAGGTCGAAGCCGTCGCCGACCTCGACGCCCTTGATCGCCTGGATGCCCATCAGCGCGGCGGCGAGCCGGGCGTCCAGCCGGCGGTCCCAGTGCACGTGCGAACCGAGGCCGACCGGGACGTCGTACGCCAGCACCTCGACGACGCCGCCGAGGGTGTCGCCGTCCTTGTGGGCCTGGTCGATCTCCGCGACCATCGCCTTCGAGGCGTCGGCGTCCAGGCAGCGCACGGGGTCCGCGTCCAGCTTCTCGACGTCGGCGGGGGTCGGGTACACGCCGTAGGGCGCCTTCGCGGCGGCCAGCTCGACGACGTGGCTGACGATCTCGATGCCGGCCGTCTCCTTGAGGTAGGAGCGGGCGACCGCGCCGAGCGCGACCCGGGCGGCCGTCTCCCGCGCGGAGGCGCGCTCCAGGATCGGCCGGGCCTCGTCGAAGCCGTACTTCTGCATGCCGGCGAGGTCGGCGTGGCCGGGGCGCGGCCGGGTGAGCGGGGCGTTGCGGGCGAGGCCGGCCAGCACCTGCGGGTCGACCGGGTCGGCCGCCATGACCTGCTCCCACTTCGGCCACTCCGTGTTGCCCACCATGACGGCGACCGGGGAGCCCATGGTCAGGCCGTGCCGGACACCGCCGAGGAAGGTGACCTCGTCGCGCTCGAACTTCATGCGCGCACCGCGCCCATAGCCGAGCCGCCGCCGCGCGAGGTGGTCGGCGACCATCTCCGTGGTGATCGGCACGCCGGCGGGAAGGCCCTCCAGCGTCGCGACAAGTGCGGGACCGTGGGACTCTCCCGCGGTCAGCCAACGCAGCCTGCTCAACGATGCTCCTCAGTGCTCGCGCCCGGTACTGCTCTGCGCACGCGCGTACGTCGCGTACGTCGTCGGCGTGACCGGGTGCGCGGCCCTGGCCCGCCGTCTTCGATCCTCCCACGTCCGGGAGCCGGACCCGGCCGTCGGTCCACCAACCGGACGGGACGGTGTCGCGGCGGCCCCAAGTGTTCGGAGCGCTCCGATCGCTCCGAGCCGGACACGGGACGGCATGGACACCCGGCTCGCCGGGTCCCTGCGGTCCGGGCCCGTGACGCTCCCGCTGTCAGGGGGACGGCGGCCGGGCGCTCAGCGCGTGCTCGCCGGCCGTGCGCATGGCCTCCACGGGTGCCGGGGCCCGGCCGGTCATCTGCTCCACCTGGAGCACCGCCTGGTGCACGAGCAGGTCGAGGCCGCTGACGACGGCGCCGCCGAACATGGACCAGCGGGCGGCAAGCTCGGTCGGCCAGGGGTCGTAGAGCACGTCGAACAGGGTGGCCGGGCGTTCGGGCACCGAGGCCGCCAGGGCGTCGGTGGCCCCGGCCGGGGTGGTCGCGACGACCAGCGGGAAGCGCAGGGCGTCGGCGGCGTCCGTCCAGTCGGCGATCCGGACGTCGACGTCGAGCCGTGCGCCCCACTGCCGCATCTCGGCGGCACGGGCCTCGCTGCGGACGTAGGCGACGATCTCGCCGGTGCAGACCCTGGACAGGGCGGCCAGCGCGGAGGACGCGGTGGCGCCCGCCCCGAGGATCGCGGCCGAGTCGGCCTGCTCTACCCCGCGCTCGCGCAGCGCGGCGACCATGCCGGGGATGTCGGTGTTGTCGCCGACCCGGCGGCCGTCCTCGGTGAGGACGAGCGTGTTGACCGCCTCGACGGAGGCCGCCGTCTCGGTGATCTCGTCGAGCAGCGGGATGACCGCGCGTTTCAGCGGCATGGTCAGCGAGAGTCCGGCCCATTCGCCGCCGAGTGCGTCGACGAAGGCGGGCAGGGCCTCCTCGTCGACCTCGAAGCGGTCGTACGTCCAGCCGGTCAGCTCCAGGGCCTCGTACGCGGCGCGGTGCAGCGCCGGGGAGAGGGAGTGGGCGATGGGGCTGCCGAGTACCGCGGCCCGGCGGGCGTCAGTTGCCCTTTCTCGCATTGAACTTGTCCTTGAGTTTCTGGAATTCTTGGTGCGTCTTGGCGAATTCGGTCTTGCTCACGCCGTCGGTCGCCACGAAGTAGTACCAGCCGTCGGCGGTCGGATTCAGCGTCGCCTTGATCGCGACCTCGCCGGGATTCCCGATCGGGCCGGGCGGCAGACCCTTGTTGGTGTACGTGTTGTACGGATCCTTGTTCTTGGTGATCTCCGACTCGCTGATATCGATCTTGCTCTCGCTCTTCAGATAGTTGAAGGTCGAGTCGAACTGCAGGAAACCGTAGGTCTGGGGATTCGCAAGGTCGAGACGGTTATAGACGACCTCCGCCATCTTGCGGTAGTCGTCGACGGTTTTACCCTCGGCCTGGACGAGGCTCGCGACCGTGATGACCTGGAGCGGATTGTCCAGCTTGAGCGCCTCGGCCTTCGCCTCCAGGCCGTACGTCTTGTACGCCTCGTCGGCGCGGGCGACCATCGACTTCAACACCACCTGCGGCTTCATGCCTTCGGCGGCGGGATAGGTGCCCGGGAAGAGGAAGCCCTCCAGCGGATCCTTGATGTCGCTGTCCGAGTTCGCCCAAGCGGGCAGTCCGAGGGTCTTGTACTCCTTCTCGGCGACCTTCCTGGTACTCCCGGAGGAAAGGCCGAGTTTCTTGTCGATGACTTTGTAGACTTCGATATTTCGCTGCCCGGGTTTGACCAGCACGTTGGCCTGGCTGTCCCCGTCGAGCATCATCGCGACGGCGCTCTTCGCCGACATCTCCTTCTTCAGGATGTACACGCCGGCCTGGATTTTCGCACCGTCGGGATTGTTGGTCACCGCCGAGACGAAGGCATCGACGCTCTTGACCACGCCGGCGTCCTTCAGCAGACGGCCGATGGCCGCACCGCCGGAGCCCTTGGGCACCTCGATGCTCACGCTCTGACCCGTGCCCGCCCCCGCGAAGTCCGGGGCCGCGCTGTAACGATTCTGGTAGAAGTGGTAACCGAGGTAGGTCACGCCGGCGAGACCACCGGTGAACACCAGGGCGACGACCAGACAGGCGACGCCGTTACGGCTCTTCTTGCCCTTGGCCCCTTTGGCCCCCTTGCCGCCCTTGGCGCCCTTCCCTCCGCGTCCCCGTCGGTCGCCGCGCCCCTCCGGCTCGTCACCGTCCGGTCCGTCGTCCCCGTCGTCGGAGCCCGCGCCGCCCGCGAAGAACGCGTGCTCGCCCTGGTCGGGACCGGGATCCCAGTCGGTGTTCTCGGGCTCCGGTTCCGGCGCCGACTCCTGCCGCGGCTGTGACTGCGACTGCGACGCGGTCTGCCGCCGGGCGGGCGGCTCCGGCGGCGGGTACGCGTCGGGGGTGCCGTAGAAGTCGGGCTGCTGGGCGCCGTAGGCCGCGGCCTGCTGGCCGTAGGGATCGCCGGGGTCGGCCGCGTACGGGACGTGGGCGTGGGTTCCCGTGCCGTCCCAGCCGCCCTCCTGGTACCCCTCGTGGTAGGGCTGCTGGTTCTGCTGGACGTACTGCTGCTGCTCCTGGCCCGGGTACTGCTGCTGCTCCTGGCCCGGGTACTGCTGCTGGTGGTAGCCCTGGTACTGCGGGTCGTACTGCTGCGCCTGTCCCTGGTCCCAGTCGCCGTACCCCTGCTGCTGCGCCTGCTGATCCTGCGGGTAGTGGGGGTGCTGCTGCTGGCCGCCGTAGGCAGGCTGATGGCCCGGGTGGGACTGCTGCCCTTCCCATCCGCCGTCCCCGTACAACGGGTCCTCCGGATGCCACGGTTCGGAGCCGGGGCCCCGGCCATACTCAGTCATCGATCCCCTAGAGCCGCGAGGCGGTGGCCACGAAGCCTTCGCGGGTCCGTCACCGTTTCGCCTCTCTCTGTGCGGCGAGTGTTCGAACAGCACCGCATCGCGCGGAACGTTACCGTACCGCGATCAGATGACCACTTCGACGCCCTCGCCCGGAGCTTTGCCTGACACCCGTTCGGATTCCAGCGCCTGCTGAAGGATGATCACAGCAGCTGCCTGGTCGATGACCGATCTGCCCTTCTTCGACTTCACCCCCGAAGCGCGCAGTCCCTGACTGGCCGTCACGGTCGTCATCCGCTCGTCCACCAGACGTACGGATACGGGCGCGATTTTGTTCGCCAGTTCCTGTGCGAATCCGCGCACCTTCACCGCGGCCGGCCCCTCGCCCCCCTTGAGGGAGCGAGGAAGACCCACGACGACCTCGATCGGCTCGTACTCCTCGACCAGTTGTCCGAGCCTGCGGTAGGCCGCGGGCAGGTCCCGGCCGGGGACCGTCTCCACCGGAGTGGCGAGGATCCCGTCGGGGTCGCACGAGGCGACCCCGATCCGGGCGTCCCCGACGTCGATCGCGAGTCGACGGCCCTTGCGCATGGCACCGCTCACTTGGCCGTTTCCGCCACGAGCCGCTCGACGGCGTCGACGGCGTCGCCGACGGCGGCCGGGTTCTGACCGCCGCCCTGGGCCACGTCCGGCTTGCCGCCACCGCCGCCGCCCAGCGTCTTGGCGGCCGTGCGAACCAGCTCGCCGGCCTTGAGCCCCCGCTCGCGGGCGGCCTCGTTGGTGGCGATGACCGTCAGCGGCTTGCCGTTGTTGACGGTGAACAGGGCGACCACGGCGGCCCGTCCGCCCTGGATGCGGCCGCGCACGTCGAGGACCAGCCTGCGCAGGTCGTCCGGCGTGGTGCCGTCCGGGACCTGACCGGTGACCACGGCGATCCCGCGGACGTCCCTGGCGGACTCCACGAGACCGGCGGCGGCCTGCAGCACCTTCTCGGCGCGGAACTTCTCGATCTCCTTCTCGGCGTCCTTCAGCTTGCCGAGCATGACGGAGACCTTCTCCGGGAGCTCCTCCGGACGGCCCTTGATCAGCTCCTGGAGCTGGGCGACGACCGTGTGCTCACGAGCCAGGAAGTTGTAGGCGTCAACGCCGACGAGGGCCTCGATACGGCGCACGCCCGAGCCGATCGACGACTCGCCGAGCAGCTTCACCAGACCCAGCTGGGCGGTGTTGTGGACATGCGTGCCGCCGCACAGCTCCTTGGAGAAGTCACCGATGGTCACGACCCGGACGCGCTCGCCGTACTTCTCGCCGAACTCGGCGATGGCACCCTGCTTCTTGGCCTCGTCGATGCCCATGACCTCGGCCTGGACGTCCAGATCGCGGGCGAGCACCTCGTTGATCTTCTGCTCGACGTCGGTCATCACGGCCGTCGGAACGGCGGACGGAGAGCCGAAGTCGAAGCGGAAGCGGCCGGGCTGGTTCTCGGAACCGGCCTGGGCGGCCGTCGGGCCGAGGGCGTCGCGCAGCGCCTGGTGGGTGAGGTGGGTGGCCGAGTGGGCGCGGGCGATGGCCGTACGGCGGCGGCCGTCGATCGAGGCGTGGGCCTTGGCTCCGACCGTCACCTCGCCGAACTGGACGACGCCCTTGTGCACGTACACGCCCGGGACCGGCTTCTGGGTGTCGCGGACCTCGACGACGGCGCCGGTGTCGACCTTGATCCGGCCGGTGTCGCCGATCTGGCCGCCGCCCTCGGCGTAGAACGGGGTGCGGT
It includes:
- a CDS encoding shikimate kinase; translated protein: MSGPLVVLVGPMGVGKSTVGQLLADRLGVGYRDTDDDIVAEQDRSIAEIFVDEGEEAFRAVEKRAVRRALGEHDGVLALGGGAILDADTRGLLAGRRVVYLAMDVEEAVKRTGLGVARPLLAVNPRKQWRELMDARRPLYEGVATAVVPTDGRTPEEVAQAALDALELKEA
- the aroC gene encoding chorismate synthase gives rise to the protein MSRLRWLTAGESHGPALVATLEGLPAGVPITTEMVADHLARRRLGYGRGARMKFERDEVTFLGGVRHGLTMGSPVAVMVGNTEWPKWEQVMAADPVDPQVLAGLARNAPLTRPRPGHADLAGMQKYGFDEARPILERASARETAARVALGAVARSYLKETAGIEIVSHVVELAAAKAPYGVYPTPADVEKLDADPVRCLDADASKAMVAEIDQAHKDGDTLGGVVEVLAYDVPVGLGSHVHWDRRLDARLAAALMGIQAIKGVEVGDGFDLARVPGSKAHDEILATGEGIRRASGRSGGTEGGLTTGELLRVRAAMKPIATVPRALQTVDVATGEATQAHHQRSDVCAVPAAGIVAEAMVALVLADAVAEKFGGDSVPETRRNVRSYLDNLHIR
- a CDS encoding shikimate dehydrogenase, whose amino-acid sequence is MRERATDARRAAVLGSPIAHSLSPALHRAAYEALELTGWTYDRFEVDEEALPAFVDALGGEWAGLSLTMPLKRAVIPLLDEITETAASVEAVNTLVLTEDGRRVGDNTDIPGMVAALRERGVEQADSAAILGAGATASSALAALSRVCTGEIVAYVRSEARAAEMRQWGARLDVDVRIADWTDAADALRFPLVVATTPAGATDALAASVPERPATLFDVLYDPWPTELAARWSMFGGAVVSGLDLLVHQAVLQVEQMTGRAPAPVEAMRTAGEHALSARPPSP
- the mltG gene encoding endolytic transglycosylase MltG, which gives rise to MTEYGRGPGSEPWHPEDPLYGDGGWEGQQSHPGHQPAYGGQQQHPHYPQDQQAQQQGYGDWDQGQAQQYDPQYQGYHQQQYPGQEQQQYPGQEQQQYVQQNQQPYHEGYQEGGWDGTGTHAHVPYAADPGDPYGQQAAAYGAQQPDFYGTPDAYPPPEPPARRQTASQSQSQPRQESAPEPEPENTDWDPGPDQGEHAFFAGGAGSDDGDDGPDGDEPEGRGDRRGRGGKGAKGGKGAKGAKGKKSRNGVACLVVALVFTGGLAGVTYLGYHFYQNRYSAAPDFAGAGTGQSVSIEVPKGSGGAAIGRLLKDAGVVKSVDAFVSAVTNNPDGAKIQAGVYILKKEMSAKSAVAMMLDGDSQANVLVKPGQRNIEVYKVIDKKLGLSSGSTRKVAEKEYKTLGLPAWANSDSDIKDPLEGFLFPGTYPAAEGMKPQVVLKSMVARADEAYKTYGLEAKAEALKLDNPLQVITVASLVQAEGKTVDDYRKMAEVVYNRLDLANPQTYGFLQFDSTFNYLKSESKIDISESEITKNKDPYNTYTNKGLPPGPIGNPGEVAIKATLNPTADGWYYFVATDGVSKTEFAKTHQEFQKLKDKFNARKGN
- the ruvX gene encoding Holliday junction resolvase RuvX; amino-acid sequence: MRKGRRLAIDVGDARIGVASCDPDGILATPVETVPGRDLPAAYRRLGQLVEEYEPIEVVVGLPRSLKGGEGPAAVKVRGFAQELANKIAPVSVRLVDERMTTVTASQGLRASGVKSKKGRSVIDQAAAVIILQQALESERVSGKAPGEGVEVVI